A window of the Anoplopoma fimbria isolate UVic2021 breed Golden Eagle Sablefish chromosome 17, Afim_UVic_2022, whole genome shotgun sequence genome harbors these coding sequences:
- the lhfpl5a gene encoding LHFPL tetraspan subfamily member 5 protein: MLPAQEAAKIYHTNYVRNARAVGVLWTVFTITFAVITVVVFIQPYWIGDSVNTPQAGYFGLFHYCIGNALTSELTCKGSALDFGSIPSGAFKTAMFFVGISMLLVVGSIVCFSLFFFCNAGSVYKICAWMQLASSTCMVIGCMIYPDGWDSDEVKRMCGQRTDKYTLGNCTVRWAYILAIISIMDSLILSFLAFSLGSRQDKLLPEDFQVEGKGIRGKGE, translated from the exons ATGCTCCCTGCTCAGGAGGCAGCTAAGATCTACCACACCAACTACGTGCGTAACGCCCGGGCCGTGGGCGTGCTGTGGACGGTCTTCACCATTACCTTCGCCGTGATCACCGTGGTGGTGTTCATCCAGCCCTACTGGATCGGGGACAGCGTCAACACACCGCAGGCCGGATACTTCGGCCTCTTCCACTACTGCATCGGGAACGCGCTCACCTCGGAGCTCACCTGCAAAGGGAGCGCGCTGGACTTTGGCTCCATCCCGTCCGGCGCCTTCAAGACGGCCATGTTCTTCGTGGGCATCTCCATGCTGCTGGTGGTGGGCAGCATCGTCTGCTtcagcctcttcttcttctgcaacGCGGGCAGCGTCTACAAGATCTGCGCGTGGATGCAGTTGGCCTCCA GCACCTGCATGGTGATTGGCTGTATGATCTATCCTGACGGCTGGGACTCTGACGAGGTAAAGCGCATGTGTGGCCAGCGGACCGACAAGTACACCCTGGGCAACTGCACGGTGCGCTGGGCCTACATCCTGGCCATCATCAGCATCATGGACTCGCTCATACTCTCCTTCCTGGCCTTCAGCCTGGGCAGCCGGCAGGACAAGCTGCTGCCAGAGGACTTCCAGGTGGAGGGGAAAGGTATCAGAGGGAAGGGAGAGTAA
- the srpk1b gene encoding SRSF protein kinase 1b isoform X1: MERKVLAMQARKKRTRPRKPGKKPEPHGRGGGSQPGQADSPLPEQDEEILGSDDDEQEDPNDYCRGGYHHVKIGDLFHGRYHVIRKLGWGHFSTVWLAWDIQEKRFVAMKVVKSAEHYTETALDEIKLLKSVRNTDPSDPSREKVVQLLDDFKISGMNGTHVCMVFEVLGYHLLKWIIKSNYQGLPLPCVKSIIQQVLQGLDYLHTKCKIIHTDIKPENILLTVNESYIKKMAAEATQWQKTGAAPPSGSAVSTAPAPKPMAKMSKNKKKKMKKKQKKQAEMLEKRIQEMEGGPNEGEEEDDEETTETTEDTTSTATLSMSATLQDIAIHTSTDSTPDEQPQQIPEVNERRENAAENGMEVNCNGHASTPESETSLEVQGTKLSTEEEEDQQNANKPESTTETPDTLSKKEEHQICNGSDEDADPQQLPTSLSPDSVTVELKEGDKEGDKEDKKGDEMDTQGEAKRGEEEEDSQDGASGNMLVNPLEPLNADKLQVKIADLGNACWVNKHFTDDIQTRQYRSLEVLTGAGYSTPADLWSTACMAFELATGDYLFEPHSGEDYSRDEDHIALIIELLGKVPRKLILAGKYSKEFFTKKGDLRHITKLKPWGLFDVLVEKYEWSKDEAHTFSTFLLPMLDLVPERRATAAQCLSHPWLSS; the protein is encoded by the exons ACCAGAGCCTCATGGTCGTGGCGGCGGCTCTCAGCCGGGCCAGGCAGACTCTCCACTCCCAGAGCAGGACGAGGAGATCCTGGGCTCTGATGACGATGAGCAGGAGGACCCCAACGACTACTGCAGgg GTGGATATCACCATGTAAAGATTGGAGATCTGTTCCACGGGAGATACCATGTGATCCGAAAGCTGGGCTGGGGGCACTTCTCCACTGTGTGGCTGGCCTGGGACATCCA GGAGAAGCGCTTTGTGGCCATGAAGGTTGTAAAAAGTGCTGAACATTACACAGAGACGGCTCTGGATGAGATCAAGCTGCTCAAATCT gtgagaaacaCAGATCCCAGTGACCCCAGCAGAGAGAAAGTGGTGCAGCTTCTAGACGACTTCAAAATTTCCGGAATGAATGGCACTC ATGTGTGCATGGTATTTGAGGTGCTGGGTTACCACCTTCTGAAGTGGATCATCAAGTCAAATTATCAAGGCCTGCCCCTACCCTGTGTAAAAAGCATCATACAGCAG GTTCTGCAGGGTTTAGACTACCTCCACACCAAGTGTAAGATCATCCACACAGACATCAAACCAGAGAACATTCTGCTGACTGTAAACGAGTCCTACATCAAGAAAATGGCTGCTGAAGCTACGCAGTGGCAGAAGACTGGCGCTGCACCTCCCTCGGGTTCTGCAG TGAGTACAGCCCCAGCACCCAAACCA atggccaaaatgtcaaagaacaaaaagaagaagatgaagaagaagcaaAAGAAGCAGGCAGAGATGCTGGAGAAGAGGATccaggagatggagggaggacccaatgaaggagaagaggaggatgatgaggagacAACAGAGACCACCGAAGATACGACTTCAACAGCCACCCTCTCCATGTCTGCTACGCTGCAGGACATTGCTATCCATACTAGCACAG ACTCGACTCCTGATGAGCAGCCCCAGCAGATACCAGAGGTAAATGAGCGGAGAGAGAATGCGGCCGAGAACGGTATGGAGGTGAACTGCAACGGCCACGCTTCCACACCGGAGAGCGAGACCAGTCTAGAGGTACAAGGGACCAAGCTGtcgacagaggaggaggaggaccaacAGAACGCAAACAAACCAGAAAGTACCACAGAGACCCCGGACACGTTAAGTAAGAAAGAAGAGCATCAGATCTGTAACGGTTCAGACGAGGACGCCGACCCGCAGCAGCTCCCCACCTCTCTCAGCCCAGACTCTGTCACTGTAGAGCTGAAGGAGGGAGACAAGGAGGGAGACAAGGAGGACAAGAAGGGGGACGAGATGGACACTCAAGGGGAGGCcaaaagaggggaggaagaagaagacagccAAGATG GAGCGTCAGGCAATATGTTAGTAAACCCCCTGGAGCCTCTTAACGCTGACAAGCTGCAGGTTAAGATTGCTGACCTTGGCAACGCCTGCTGGGTG AACAAACATTTCACAGATGACATCCAGACGCGACAGTATCGTTCTCTTGAGGTGCTGACAGGAGCCGGCTACAGTACACCAGCAGACCTCTGGAGCACAGCCTGCATG GCCTTCGAGCTCGCCACTGGAGATTATCTGTTTGAACCCCACTCTGGAGAAGACTACTCCAGAGATGAAG ATCACATAGCGCTGATCATCGAGCTGCTCGGTAAAGTTCCTCGGAAGCTGATCTTGGCAGGCAAATACTCCAAGGAATTTTTCACCAAGAAAG gcGATCTGCGTCACATCACCAAGCTGAAGCCGTGGGGTTTATTTGACGTGTTGGTAGAAAAGTACGAGTGGTCCAAAGACGAGGCACACACCTTCAGCACCTTCCTGCTGCCCATGCTGGACTTGGTGCCTGAGAGGAGGGCCACAGCGGCCCAGTGCCTCTCCCATCCATGGCTCTCATCCTAG
- the srpk1b gene encoding SRSF protein kinase 1b isoform X2, which produces MQARKKRTRPRKPGKKPEPHGRGGGSQPGQADSPLPEQDEEILGSDDDEQEDPNDYCRGGYHHVKIGDLFHGRYHVIRKLGWGHFSTVWLAWDIQEKRFVAMKVVKSAEHYTETALDEIKLLKSVRNTDPSDPSREKVVQLLDDFKISGMNGTHVCMVFEVLGYHLLKWIIKSNYQGLPLPCVKSIIQQVLQGLDYLHTKCKIIHTDIKPENILLTVNESYIKKMAAEATQWQKTGAAPPSGSAVSTAPAPKPMAKMSKNKKKKMKKKQKKQAEMLEKRIQEMEGGPNEGEEEDDEETTETTEDTTSTATLSMSATLQDIAIHTSTDSTPDEQPQQIPEVNERRENAAENGMEVNCNGHASTPESETSLEVQGTKLSTEEEEDQQNANKPESTTETPDTLSKKEEHQICNGSDEDADPQQLPTSLSPDSVTVELKEGDKEGDKEDKKGDEMDTQGEAKRGEEEEDSQDGASGNMLVNPLEPLNADKLQVKIADLGNACWVNKHFTDDIQTRQYRSLEVLTGAGYSTPADLWSTACMAFELATGDYLFEPHSGEDYSRDEDHIALIIELLGKVPRKLILAGKYSKEFFTKKGDLRHITKLKPWGLFDVLVEKYEWSKDEAHTFSTFLLPMLDLVPERRATAAQCLSHPWLSS; this is translated from the exons ACCAGAGCCTCATGGTCGTGGCGGCGGCTCTCAGCCGGGCCAGGCAGACTCTCCACTCCCAGAGCAGGACGAGGAGATCCTGGGCTCTGATGACGATGAGCAGGAGGACCCCAACGACTACTGCAGgg GTGGATATCACCATGTAAAGATTGGAGATCTGTTCCACGGGAGATACCATGTGATCCGAAAGCTGGGCTGGGGGCACTTCTCCACTGTGTGGCTGGCCTGGGACATCCA GGAGAAGCGCTTTGTGGCCATGAAGGTTGTAAAAAGTGCTGAACATTACACAGAGACGGCTCTGGATGAGATCAAGCTGCTCAAATCT gtgagaaacaCAGATCCCAGTGACCCCAGCAGAGAGAAAGTGGTGCAGCTTCTAGACGACTTCAAAATTTCCGGAATGAATGGCACTC ATGTGTGCATGGTATTTGAGGTGCTGGGTTACCACCTTCTGAAGTGGATCATCAAGTCAAATTATCAAGGCCTGCCCCTACCCTGTGTAAAAAGCATCATACAGCAG GTTCTGCAGGGTTTAGACTACCTCCACACCAAGTGTAAGATCATCCACACAGACATCAAACCAGAGAACATTCTGCTGACTGTAAACGAGTCCTACATCAAGAAAATGGCTGCTGAAGCTACGCAGTGGCAGAAGACTGGCGCTGCACCTCCCTCGGGTTCTGCAG TGAGTACAGCCCCAGCACCCAAACCA atggccaaaatgtcaaagaacaaaaagaagaagatgaagaagaagcaaAAGAAGCAGGCAGAGATGCTGGAGAAGAGGATccaggagatggagggaggacccaatgaaggagaagaggaggatgatgaggagacAACAGAGACCACCGAAGATACGACTTCAACAGCCACCCTCTCCATGTCTGCTACGCTGCAGGACATTGCTATCCATACTAGCACAG ACTCGACTCCTGATGAGCAGCCCCAGCAGATACCAGAGGTAAATGAGCGGAGAGAGAATGCGGCCGAGAACGGTATGGAGGTGAACTGCAACGGCCACGCTTCCACACCGGAGAGCGAGACCAGTCTAGAGGTACAAGGGACCAAGCTGtcgacagaggaggaggaggaccaacAGAACGCAAACAAACCAGAAAGTACCACAGAGACCCCGGACACGTTAAGTAAGAAAGAAGAGCATCAGATCTGTAACGGTTCAGACGAGGACGCCGACCCGCAGCAGCTCCCCACCTCTCTCAGCCCAGACTCTGTCACTGTAGAGCTGAAGGAGGGAGACAAGGAGGGAGACAAGGAGGACAAGAAGGGGGACGAGATGGACACTCAAGGGGAGGCcaaaagaggggaggaagaagaagacagccAAGATG GAGCGTCAGGCAATATGTTAGTAAACCCCCTGGAGCCTCTTAACGCTGACAAGCTGCAGGTTAAGATTGCTGACCTTGGCAACGCCTGCTGGGTG AACAAACATTTCACAGATGACATCCAGACGCGACAGTATCGTTCTCTTGAGGTGCTGACAGGAGCCGGCTACAGTACACCAGCAGACCTCTGGAGCACAGCCTGCATG GCCTTCGAGCTCGCCACTGGAGATTATCTGTTTGAACCCCACTCTGGAGAAGACTACTCCAGAGATGAAG ATCACATAGCGCTGATCATCGAGCTGCTCGGTAAAGTTCCTCGGAAGCTGATCTTGGCAGGCAAATACTCCAAGGAATTTTTCACCAAGAAAG gcGATCTGCGTCACATCACCAAGCTGAAGCCGTGGGGTTTATTTGACGTGTTGGTAGAAAAGTACGAGTGGTCCAAAGACGAGGCACACACCTTCAGCACCTTCCTGCTGCCCATGCTGGACTTGGTGCCTGAGAGGAGGGCCACAGCGGCCCAGTGCCTCTCCCATCCATGGCTCTCATCCTAG